The following is a genomic window from candidate division KSB1 bacterium.
AAACACCAACACGCTCATTGTCATAAGACTGACAACTTTACTCTTGATAAAGTGGAGCCCAACCAAACGATCAAAGTAAGAAGCATTATCGGAGGTTGGCATATAAGACAGAGACTTGATCAGCTGGGTATTTATATCGGGATACAAGCCACTGTAAAACAGGGCGGTCCCTTTGGCGGTCCTGTACTTTTGTCAATGCGCCATTCCACAATCGCACTCGGACGCCGAATGGCGTCTCACATCATTGTAGAACTTGTAGATCAAACATGACCCAACAGCATTCCAGGCAAAACCTGCACCCGCACCCTCAATTCTTACTGGTTGGACAGCCCAATTGCGGTAAAAGCACTCTTTTTAACAAAGTGGCCGGCTATCGTTCAGTGGCCACCAATTTCCCCGGCGCAACGGTTGAATACACCAAAAGCCACGTTACTATCAATAACCGCATTTGTAATCTTGTGGATATTCCCGGAATATACTCAATCACGTCCATGGACGCCGCGGCTGAGGAAGCAAAAAAATTCCTTTTAAATGAACGCAATGATGTGATCATCAATATAATTGATGCCTCGCAGCTGGCACGCAGTCTCGAACTTACCCTCCAGCTTTTGGAATTACGAATCCCCATGATCCTCTGTCTGAATATGATGGACGAAGCCAGCCGCAAAGGCATAGAAATCGACACGGAAAAACTCGAGTCCATTCTGCAAATCCCGGTGATCCCCGCCATCAGCACCCAGGGCACAGGCCTGGACG
Proteins encoded in this region:
- a CDS encoding FeoA family protein, with amino-acid sequence MEPNQTIKVRSIIGGWHIRQRLDQLGIYIGIQATVKQGGPFGGPVLLSMRHSTIALGRRMASHIIVELVDQT